The Plasmodium cynomolgi strain B DNA, scaffold: 1526, whole genome shotgun sequence sequence AGTAAATTAGTTGAATTGGATACAtcggaaaaggagaaatattgtgaatacataaagaaaaatttcgagttatattttgttatgaAACATGAGGACAGTTGTAAAAATACTTCAGTctatgatgaagaaaaaagtattttCAAAACTAAATTTATTGATAATAATGAGGAAGTAgaattcttaaaaaaaatctgtaaTGATAAATATCTAGAGGCTATAGAGAAAGTATACAGTAATGAGGTTATATTAA is a genomic window containing:
- a CDS encoding hypothetical protein (putative), whose amino-acid sequence is WDKINEVFVKSKNKCSHKNFWVSENAFIKKKNLFDFIEYYDSIKSKLVELDTSEKEKYCEYIKKNFELYFVMKHEDSCKNTSVYDEEKSIFKTKFIDNNEEVEFLKKICNDKYLEAIEKVYSNEVILTVPNEFDANTQVNCN